One region of Sulfuriroseicoccus oceanibius genomic DNA includes:
- a CDS encoding adenylate kinase family protein, translated as MTAAAHSHGKHKSILIFGAPGSGKGTQGVIIGQIPRFYHMACGDVFRQLDTRTKIGQEFVKYSSKGQLVPDSVTVELWHAALESRVDSHAYKPDIDFLVLDGIPRNVEQARIMEAYIDVVKVFHLSCPNREELAKRLRKRALKDNRLDDASDEVIEKRIRTYEAETKPVLDFYAGDRVCEIDATRQPVEVAHKILGEIMQMPAWKESVTV; from the coding sequence GTGACAGCTGCAGCTCATTCACATGGCAAGCATAAGAGCATTTTGATCTTTGGCGCTCCGGGGAGCGGCAAGGGTACCCAGGGGGTGATCATTGGCCAGATCCCGCGTTTCTACCACATGGCTTGTGGTGATGTGTTTCGCCAACTCGACACCCGGACCAAGATTGGTCAGGAGTTCGTGAAGTATTCCTCTAAAGGGCAACTGGTGCCGGATTCGGTGACGGTTGAGTTGTGGCACGCCGCGCTGGAAAGCCGGGTGGACAGCCACGCTTATAAGCCGGACATCGACTTCCTGGTGCTCGACGGAATCCCACGCAATGTCGAGCAAGCGCGCATCATGGAAGCGTACATCGATGTGGTGAAGGTGTTCCACTTGTCGTGCCCTAACCGCGAGGAGCTCGCCAAGCGCCTGCGCAAACGTGCGCTGAAGGACAATCGCCTCGACGATGCCAGCGATGAGGTGATTGAAAAACGCATCCGCACGTACGAAGCGGAGACCAAGCCTGTGCTCGATTTTTACGCTGGCGACCGCGTGTGTGAGATCGATGCGACGCGCCAGCCGGTAGAGGTTGCGCACAAGATTCTCGGCGAGATCATGCAGATGCCTGCGTGGAAAGAGTCGGTCACCGTCTAA
- a CDS encoding ABC transporter permease yields the protein MTLLPFTYALRNLFRDPTRLAQTVGGSAIVVLLLVAAVALTQGMDSVLSASGSPKNVILLSKGSEESVERSEVHLEAESSAATSVAGLEEQLGVTAASGEITYMAPIRTATDHESQALLRGVNEKALLVHRSVRLIDGRFPGPGEVMVGKLAHRKLGVESHATGLGETLYFGRSPVAVVGIFEAPGTVLESEIWFDRNDLASLTQRDTLSSVTLRLDDAEFDDVQVFTLQRNDLELAAIRESDYYGKLGVFYQPIKIMTWVTAALVATGAIFGGLNTLYAAFASRIREMATLQSIGFTRGALMVSLVQESLLATLTGTLLAFVAAYFLLDGVTVPFSIGTFTLNLTPSVIATGLITGVLLGTLGTLPPAIRCLSPSLPKALRSS from the coding sequence ATGACTCTTCTCCCCTTTACCTACGCACTGCGAAACTTGTTCCGCGACCCCACGCGCTTGGCGCAAACGGTTGGAGGATCGGCAATCGTCGTTCTACTGCTGGTCGCGGCCGTTGCCCTCACTCAGGGAATGGACTCGGTGTTATCCGCATCAGGATCTCCAAAAAACGTAATCCTGCTCAGCAAAGGCTCCGAGGAATCCGTCGAACGTTCCGAGGTTCATCTCGAGGCGGAATCCAGCGCCGCCACCTCGGTCGCCGGGCTCGAAGAACAACTCGGAGTCACCGCCGCCTCAGGAGAAATCACCTACATGGCGCCGATCCGTACCGCCACCGATCACGAAAGCCAGGCTCTGCTGCGCGGAGTTAACGAAAAGGCCCTACTGGTACATCGCTCAGTCCGCTTGATCGACGGCCGCTTCCCCGGCCCCGGAGAGGTCATGGTCGGCAAGCTCGCCCACCGCAAACTCGGCGTCGAATCTCACGCCACGGGCCTCGGCGAGACTCTCTACTTCGGTCGATCGCCCGTCGCCGTCGTCGGCATCTTCGAAGCCCCGGGCACCGTCCTTGAATCGGAAATCTGGTTCGACCGCAACGACCTCGCCTCCCTCACCCAGCGCGACACCCTCTCGTCGGTCACCCTCCGCCTCGACGACGCCGAATTCGATGACGTCCAGGTTTTCACCCTCCAGCGCAACGACCTGGAACTGGCAGCCATCCGCGAGTCCGACTACTACGGCAAACTCGGCGTTTTCTACCAACCGATCAAAATCATGACCTGGGTTACTGCCGCTTTGGTAGCCACAGGAGCCATCTTCGGCGGGCTCAACACCCTGTACGCGGCCTTTGCCTCCAGGATACGCGAGATGGCCACGCTCCAATCGATCGGATTCACCCGTGGTGCGCTCATGGTTTCGCTCGTTCAGGAATCGCTGCTCGCCACTCTGACCGGGACCTTGCTAGCTTTTGTCGCTGCGTACTTCCTGCTCGACGGCGTGACCGTTCCATTTTCAATTGGCACCTTCACCCTCAACCTCACACCATCGGTGATCGCGACCGGCCTCATTACCGGCGTGCTCCTCGGCACACTTGGCACCTTGCCCCCGGCAATCCGCTGCCTCTCTCCCTCGCTTCCAAAAGCACTCAGATCCTCCTAA
- a CDS encoding ABC transporter permease, with protein MKLLSLAFKNLTRHRLRSTLTILGVAAGMFLYASVQTMQQSLEVATRSNADDTTLVVYRENRFCPSTSRLPEHYQTTIEQIEGVRSVIPIQIAVNNCGASLDVITFRGVPPATLKSYNPGIVVVSGSYEEFTKRSDAALVGEHFAQRRGLTPGSKFEAVGVNVHVAGIIRSDSPQDNNVAYVHLPFLQQASRVGLGVVTQFNVRVNSADQLDSVAAKIDETFKSDQQPTHTRPEKAFFAETAKEMIELIGFTRWLGLGAVCAVLGLVANSVLLIVRGRVKETAILQTIGYSRAAIALIVISEGLLLGLIGGVLGITSATGFFHFKSFTLGNEGLTLAISPTAGVMATGLLVSLALGLLASLYPAWKATSQPLTHSLNAA; from the coding sequence ATGAAGCTGCTATCGCTCGCATTCAAAAACCTGACCCGCCATCGTCTGCGCTCCACGCTAACGATCCTCGGCGTCGCGGCCGGCATGTTTCTCTATGCCTCGGTGCAAACCATGCAACAGTCGCTCGAAGTCGCGACCCGGAGCAACGCAGACGACACCACCCTCGTCGTTTACCGCGAAAACCGGTTCTGCCCGTCGACCTCGCGCCTGCCAGAGCATTACCAGACCACGATCGAACAAATCGAAGGCGTCCGCAGCGTGATCCCAATCCAGATCGCAGTAAACAACTGTGGCGCGTCCCTCGACGTCATCACCTTCCGCGGAGTACCTCCAGCAACCCTCAAATCATACAACCCAGGCATCGTCGTGGTGTCCGGATCCTACGAGGAGTTCACCAAGCGCAGCGACGCCGCACTGGTTGGCGAGCATTTCGCCCAGCGCCGCGGACTCACGCCGGGAAGTAAGTTCGAAGCAGTCGGAGTCAACGTTCACGTCGCCGGCATCATCCGCTCCGATTCGCCACAAGACAACAACGTCGCCTACGTCCACTTACCGTTCCTACAGCAAGCCTCCCGCGTCGGGCTCGGAGTGGTCACTCAGTTCAACGTACGCGTAAACTCTGCCGACCAGCTCGACTCCGTGGCGGCCAAGATCGACGAAACCTTCAAGTCCGACCAGCAGCCAACCCACACCCGTCCCGAAAAGGCATTCTTCGCCGAGACAGCAAAGGAAATGATCGAACTGATCGGCTTCACCCGATGGCTCGGTCTCGGTGCCGTCTGTGCGGTCCTCGGGCTCGTCGCCAACTCAGTGCTGCTCATCGTCCGGGGACGGGTCAAAGAGACTGCCATCCTTCAGACCATCGGCTACTCCCGCGCGGCCATCGCGCTCATCGTCATCAGCGAAGGGCTGCTGCTCGGACTCATCGGAGGAGTGCTCGGCATCACATCGGCCACCGGATTCTTCCATTTCAAGTCCTTCACGCTGGGCAACGAGGGGCTGACTCTTGCGATCTCGCCCACAGCTGGCGTGATGGCCACCGGCCTACTCGTCTCGCTGGCTCTGGGACTACTCGCCTCGCTCTACCCGGCATGGAAAGCCACGTCGCAGCCACTGACGCACTCACTCAATGCGGCATGA
- a CDS encoding ABC transporter ATP-binding protein — translation MDPFISIHSLTKSYTKGKSHITPLENLSLDVPRGEFLALMGPSGSGKTTLLNLIAGIDSPSRGELVIDGRDIANLSRAELTRWRATHVGYIFQLYHLVPILSAYENVELPLLLGNFTKAQRKEKIEAALELVDLADRAHHRPSELSGGQEQRVAIARAIVHDPGLLVADEPTGDLDREAADSILSLLDSLANDHGKTIVMVTHDPKAAAAAHRTLHLEKGQLIEAAEAQAH, via the coding sequence ATGGATCCCTTCATTTCCATTCACTCCCTGACCAAATCCTACACCAAAGGAAAGAGCCACATCACTCCACTGGAGAACCTCTCGCTCGACGTACCACGCGGCGAATTTCTCGCTCTGATGGGCCCATCAGGGTCTGGCAAAACCACTCTGCTCAACCTGATCGCCGGCATCGACTCCCCCAGCCGGGGTGAACTGGTCATCGACGGCAGGGACATCGCCAATTTGTCCCGCGCCGAGCTCACCCGCTGGCGAGCCACCCACGTCGGCTACATTTTCCAGCTCTACCACCTGGTGCCCATCCTTTCCGCCTACGAGAACGTCGAGCTCCCGCTACTGCTCGGCAATTTCACCAAAGCTCAGCGGAAGGAAAAAATCGAAGCCGCGCTCGAACTCGTAGACTTGGCCGACCGCGCACACCACCGCCCATCCGAACTCTCAGGCGGCCAGGAACAACGCGTCGCCATCGCCCGCGCCATCGTCCACGACCCCGGACTCCTCGTAGCGGACGAACCCACAGGCGACCTCGACCGGGAAGCCGCGGACTCCATCCTTTCGCTCCTCGATTCTCTCGCCAACGACCACGGCAAGACCATCGTCATGGTCACCCACGATCCCAAGGCCGCCGCAGCAGCCCACCGCACGCTCCACCTGGAAAAAGGTCAACTGATCGAGGCTGCCGAGGCTCAAGCTCACTAA
- a CDS encoding efflux RND transporter periplasmic adaptor subunit, giving the protein MSLEKLTQSADPGKSSAPPRRTRSWAWLLPGGLLLGFLSIIALLFGSRLLPATEVTTAPVVTVRLGQQDAANAANTSGSINKQLLFQASGWVEPDPYVTYVPVLVNGVIDEVFVLDGDAVKEGQVLATLISDDAKLDLTQATQQIESQKARIEAHCIGLDILNAELNAAQKNKEANETLLAEAQDNLKRLRTVRSGAVSEQSIFQAELVVKRQEAQLAEVSAEIPRLRAKVAQLNAERKMMDSTLTELETARARAQLALDRTQIKAPMDGIVLRRHATPGKKRLLAADDPLSAVVVELYDPTKLQARIDVPLNEAAGLRIGQPVELTCELLPDQLLTGTVTSIAGEADLQRNTLQAKVAIDSPDPRIRPETLVRGKFFTGGTASAPLDNNTSTRLALYVPEQALVNESSVWVVSPERTAELRPLTLGNDTRDGHRRVIKGIRSGEQIILPPHDDLEPGSRVKSASLR; this is encoded by the coding sequence ATGTCTCTAGAAAAACTAACCCAATCCGCAGATCCCGGCAAAAGCAGCGCCCCGCCCCGCCGCACCCGCTCGTGGGCCTGGCTGCTCCCCGGCGGACTGCTGCTTGGCTTCCTGTCCATCATCGCCCTGCTCTTCGGCTCTCGATTACTACCGGCGACAGAAGTCACCACCGCTCCCGTCGTGACCGTACGCCTCGGGCAACAAGATGCAGCGAACGCTGCCAACACCTCAGGGTCCATCAACAAACAGCTCCTATTCCAAGCCTCAGGATGGGTGGAACCCGACCCGTATGTCACCTACGTCCCAGTTCTGGTAAACGGAGTAATCGATGAGGTCTTCGTTCTAGACGGGGATGCCGTCAAAGAGGGGCAAGTGCTAGCCACCTTGATCTCCGACGATGCCAAGCTCGATCTGACCCAGGCGACTCAGCAAATTGAAAGCCAAAAGGCTCGCATCGAAGCCCACTGCATCGGACTGGACATCCTGAATGCGGAACTCAACGCAGCACAGAAGAACAAGGAGGCCAACGAAACTCTCTTGGCCGAAGCCCAGGACAACCTGAAGCGCCTGCGCACCGTACGTAGCGGTGCGGTTTCCGAGCAGAGCATCTTCCAAGCCGAGTTGGTCGTGAAGCGGCAGGAAGCGCAGCTGGCGGAAGTCAGCGCCGAGATTCCGCGGTTGCGGGCAAAGGTCGCGCAACTCAATGCCGAGCGCAAAATGATGGACTCAACCTTGACCGAGCTTGAGACGGCTCGAGCCCGGGCCCAACTGGCGCTCGACCGCACGCAGATCAAAGCCCCCATGGACGGCATCGTGCTACGACGTCACGCGACGCCCGGCAAAAAGCGGCTCCTCGCCGCGGACGACCCTCTCTCCGCGGTGGTGGTCGAGCTTTACGATCCCACCAAACTCCAAGCCAGGATCGACGTGCCGCTCAACGAAGCCGCAGGATTACGCATCGGCCAGCCAGTGGAGCTCACCTGCGAGCTACTTCCCGACCAACTCCTCACCGGCACCGTAACCAGCATCGCCGGAGAAGCCGACCTTCAGCGCAATACGCTACAAGCCAAAGTCGCCATCGACTCCCCCGACCCACGCATCCGCCCCGAGACCTTGGTGCGCGGCAAGTTCTTCACCGGAGGCACCGCCAGCGCCCCGCTCGACAACAACACCTCCACCCGTCTAGCCCTCTACGTTCCAGAACAGGCACTGGTCAACGAGTCGTCGGTCTGGGTTGTCTCGCCCGAGCGCACCGCCGAACTACGCCCACTCACCCTCGGCAACGACACCCGCGACGGTCACCGCCGCGTGATCAAGGGCATCCGCTCGGGAGAACAAATAATCCTCCCGCCTCACGACGACCTCGAGCCCGGCAGCCGCGTCAAAAGCGCCTCACTTCGTTAA
- a CDS encoding transposase, whose protein sequence is MKTTAKSGGMGDDLRRALVGVEAKTAAKVGAGWWDLREGADGKVVSMQRKRKRILGEKGRDACYHVMSRTVGGDVFFDDVEKEALRKLIWKMARFSMVKVVTYAVMGNHFHVLAVVPDAEKTLEKFRQPGGEKLLLKHISCLYSLDAVQILESQLQTLRKRGEERARQEIIERLLARMCDVSRFVNEVKVRFTRWYNRRHDRKGTLWMERFKSVLIGSDAAMRSVALYIDLNPVRAGLVDDPVNYRWCGWAEAEAGGSRRARRGICKAVHCAVDSWERGDGTARKLYRDALDCVMEREGKSRFVEDEARKPGVMRYLLRRTRYFSDSLVIGTKGFVENALRRHSGSFSERRRTLASPMRAPDGGGRLRDDGHFTLKNLIKEAWG, encoded by the coding sequence ATGAAAACGACAGCGAAGTCCGGTGGGATGGGCGATGATTTGCGTAGGGCGTTGGTTGGTGTTGAGGCGAAGACCGCGGCGAAAGTTGGCGCAGGATGGTGGGATTTGCGCGAGGGGGCGGATGGAAAAGTGGTGAGTATGCAGCGCAAACGGAAGCGGATTCTCGGGGAGAAGGGGCGTGATGCTTGTTACCATGTGATGAGTCGCACCGTGGGCGGGGATGTGTTCTTCGATGATGTGGAAAAGGAGGCTCTGAGAAAGCTGATCTGGAAGATGGCGCGCTTTTCGATGGTGAAGGTGGTGACGTACGCGGTGATGGGAAACCATTTCCACGTGTTGGCCGTGGTGCCGGACGCGGAGAAGACGTTGGAGAAGTTCAGGCAACCTGGCGGAGAAAAATTGCTGCTGAAGCATATCTCGTGTTTGTACTCGCTCGATGCGGTGCAGATCCTGGAGAGCCAGCTGCAGACGCTGCGCAAGCGGGGAGAGGAGAGGGCGAGACAAGAGATTATCGAGCGGTTGCTGGCGCGGATGTGCGATGTGTCACGCTTTGTGAATGAGGTGAAGGTCAGGTTTACCCGTTGGTACAATCGTCGGCATGATCGCAAAGGCACGCTGTGGATGGAGCGATTCAAGAGTGTGTTGATTGGCAGCGATGCGGCGATGCGTAGTGTGGCGCTGTATATTGACCTGAACCCAGTGAGGGCCGGGCTTGTAGACGATCCGGTGAACTATCGCTGGTGTGGATGGGCGGAAGCTGAAGCTGGTGGGAGTCGCCGGGCGCGCCGAGGGATCTGCAAGGCGGTGCACTGTGCAGTGGACAGTTGGGAGCGAGGTGACGGGACGGCGCGCAAGCTCTACCGGGATGCGCTGGATTGTGTGATGGAGCGCGAAGGGAAGTCTCGTTTCGTAGAGGATGAGGCACGCAAGCCTGGTGTGATGAGGTACTTATTGCGACGAACTCGGTACTTCAGCGATAGCTTGGTGATTGGGACGAAGGGGTTCGTGGAGAATGCGCTGCGTCGTCATTCCGGGAGCTTTTCAGAAAGGCGGCGGACGTTGGCGAGTCCGATGCGGGCGCCTGACGGTGGTGGCAGGTTGCGAGATGACGGGCACTTCACGTTGAAGAACCTGATAAAGGAGGCGTGGGGCTAA
- the trpC gene encoding indole-3-glycerol phosphate synthase TrpC produces MDKLREIIDHKRSEIEGTVARADKLRAAALARNDFRSLYDALSGHGQGLGMIAEVKKASPSAGDIALDIDPVAQAVKYAEAGASAVSVLTDEKYFKGNLQFMTQVADAVDIPVLRKDFIIHEAQIFEAVVAGADAILLIVAALTQDELVHLLDVAHTYQLDVLVEVHNEEELERALETDARIIGVNNRDLKTFTVSLETTKRLSELMDSSVLLVSESGIKTRKDCEDVHSWGADAVLVGETLMRADDVEATVADLMLADRVNPSAAE; encoded by the coding sequence ATGGACAAATTACGCGAAATTATCGACCACAAACGGAGCGAGATTGAGGGCACAGTTGCCCGTGCCGACAAGCTGCGTGCAGCGGCTCTTGCTCGCAATGACTTCCGCTCTCTCTACGATGCGCTTTCGGGTCACGGTCAGGGACTTGGAATGATCGCCGAGGTTAAGAAGGCATCGCCTTCAGCGGGAGATATTGCGTTGGACATTGACCCCGTTGCACAGGCAGTGAAGTACGCCGAAGCGGGGGCCAGTGCGGTGTCGGTGCTGACCGATGAAAAATATTTCAAAGGGAATCTGCAATTTATGACGCAGGTTGCCGATGCCGTGGATATTCCGGTTCTGCGGAAGGACTTCATCATCCATGAGGCGCAGATTTTCGAGGCGGTGGTGGCGGGGGCTGATGCGATTTTGCTCATCGTCGCGGCGCTGACCCAGGATGAGTTGGTGCACTTGCTTGATGTCGCCCACACCTACCAGCTTGATGTGTTGGTGGAGGTGCACAATGAGGAAGAGTTGGAGCGGGCGTTGGAGACGGATGCTCGTATCATTGGGGTGAACAACCGCGACCTGAAGACTTTCACGGTGAGTCTTGAGACGACCAAGCGCTTGTCCGAGCTTATGGATTCGAGCGTCTTGTTAGTGAGCGAGAGTGGAATCAAGACCCGCAAGGATTGTGAAGATGTTCACAGTTGGGGCGCTGATGCCGTGTTGGTGGGTGAAACCTTGATGCGTGCCGATGACGTGGAAGCGACTGTGGCGGATTTGATGCTGGCGGACCGCGTCAATCCCTCAGCGGCCGAGTAA
- the purU gene encoding formyltetrahydrofolate deformylase — protein MTADTTPTVRVLRVQCADATGIIHRVTGVLAAQGLNVIEQEEFVDAPTGRFFLRTAFTGAADDVAVAKAVADVVDDASTTVHVRPRQKRRIAILVTKEAHCVGDLLVRDFSGELNAEIACVVGNHETLRPLVERFGHPFVHVPSDGLSHAEHDAAVLDALDGYQVEFLVFAKYMRIVGQGFIDHYKHRIINIHHSFLPAFIGAKPYHQAYKRGVKIIGATAHFVTGDLDAGPIIAQDVVSVRHSHGLGDMIQSGRNVEKIVLARALRLVFDDRVFVHGNRTVIFD, from the coding sequence ATGACTGCTGACACTACTCCGACGGTTCGCGTGTTGCGTGTCCAGTGTGCTGACGCCACGGGAATCATTCACCGCGTGACCGGAGTGTTGGCTGCGCAGGGGTTGAACGTGATCGAGCAGGAAGAGTTCGTTGATGCTCCGACCGGGCGCTTCTTTTTGCGTACTGCATTTACGGGGGCAGCGGACGATGTTGCGGTTGCTAAGGCTGTCGCCGATGTGGTCGACGATGCGTCGACTACGGTTCATGTGCGGCCGCGGCAGAAACGCCGCATTGCGATACTCGTTACCAAAGAGGCACATTGCGTTGGCGATCTGTTGGTGCGTGATTTCAGTGGTGAGCTCAATGCTGAGATTGCCTGTGTCGTGGGGAACCACGAGACGCTTCGGCCGTTGGTTGAGCGGTTTGGGCATCCGTTCGTGCATGTTCCCAGCGATGGGTTGAGCCATGCCGAGCATGATGCTGCCGTGCTGGATGCGTTGGATGGCTATCAGGTGGAGTTTCTTGTGTTCGCTAAGTACATGCGGATTGTCGGGCAGGGCTTCATTGATCACTACAAGCATCGTATCATTAACATTCACCACTCGTTCTTGCCGGCGTTTATCGGGGCGAAGCCCTACCATCAGGCGTACAAGCGGGGAGTGAAGATCATTGGGGCCACCGCGCATTTTGTGACGGGGGATTTGGATGCCGGGCCGATCATCGCGCAGGATGTGGTGTCGGTGCGGCACAGTCACGGTCTGGGGGATATGATCCAGTCCGGGCGAAATGTGGAGAAGATTGTGTTGGCGCGTGCGCTGCGGTTGGTTTTTGACGATCGGGTATTCGTGCACGGCAACCGGACGGTGATTTTTGATTAA
- a CDS encoding MATE family efflux transporter, whose translation MIGQVGQMLLGVADTLMVAKLGVVELAALTFATLIFHVPFVFGIGMLTCVAVRTSVARGAGDRAKGRAVCRNGLYLGAATGILLFLLVGLGLVPFLGWFGQPEAVVTRTPSYYLLIMASAVPALMSIALKNHGDAMDRPWPSFWISFAAIVLNIGLNWVLIYGNLGAPALGLEGAGIATLIARILMFVAMVVWLTRSKVLHDWVPRRWLRVPDFGEIRQQLKLGVPASLQTVAEVGAFSASGLLIGKFGAIALAAHQVAITCVATAFMVPLGLSMALTVRIGEAYGAEDGPRMRRIVRAGWGMSVGFALFSAVVFLCFGEPLAAMFLEEPDVIVLAAALLGVAGLFQVVDGLQVASLAMLRGIEDVRVPALYGFAGYWLAAIPLAYVLAFHTSLGAVGVWWGLAAGLTIAAVVLGGRLWKKVGRYCDTI comes from the coding sequence GTGATTGGGCAGGTCGGGCAGATGCTGCTTGGCGTGGCAGACACGTTGATGGTGGCCAAGCTCGGCGTGGTGGAGTTGGCTGCGTTGACGTTTGCGACGTTGATTTTCCACGTGCCGTTTGTGTTTGGGATCGGAATGCTGACCTGTGTTGCGGTGCGGACCTCGGTGGCTCGGGGTGCCGGTGACCGGGCCAAGGGGAGGGCGGTGTGTCGCAATGGCTTGTACCTTGGCGCGGCGACGGGGATTTTGTTGTTTTTGCTCGTTGGCTTGGGTTTGGTGCCGTTTCTCGGGTGGTTCGGGCAGCCTGAAGCCGTCGTGACGCGCACGCCTAGTTACTATTTGTTAATTATGGCGTCGGCGGTTCCGGCGCTGATGAGTATCGCGCTGAAGAACCATGGCGACGCGATGGACCGACCCTGGCCGTCGTTCTGGATTTCGTTTGCGGCGATCGTGCTGAACATCGGGCTCAACTGGGTGTTGATCTATGGCAATCTGGGAGCACCTGCTCTGGGGCTTGAAGGGGCGGGCATCGCGACATTGATCGCCCGCATTTTGATGTTTGTGGCGATGGTGGTTTGGTTGACGCGATCCAAGGTGTTGCACGACTGGGTGCCGCGTCGGTGGTTGAGGGTTCCGGATTTTGGTGAAATCCGGCAGCAGTTGAAGCTTGGTGTGCCGGCGTCGTTGCAGACGGTGGCCGAGGTTGGAGCGTTTTCAGCTTCCGGGTTGTTGATTGGCAAGTTTGGTGCAATCGCGTTGGCTGCGCATCAAGTGGCGATCACGTGTGTGGCGACGGCGTTCATGGTTCCGCTGGGGTTGTCGATGGCGCTGACGGTGCGGATAGGCGAGGCTTACGGGGCGGAAGATGGTCCGAGAATGCGCCGGATTGTGCGTGCGGGGTGGGGGATGTCGGTAGGCTTCGCGTTGTTCAGTGCGGTGGTCTTCTTGTGCTTTGGCGAGCCGCTGGCTGCGATGTTCCTAGAGGAACCTGATGTAATTGTGCTGGCGGCGGCGTTGCTCGGGGTTGCCGGGCTTTTCCAAGTGGTAGACGGCCTGCAAGTGGCGTCGCTGGCGATGTTGCGGGGAATTGAAGACGTGCGGGTGCCGGCGCTTTACGGGTTCGCTGGGTACTGGCTGGCGGCGATCCCATTGGCGTACGTGCTGGCATTCCACACATCGCTCGGGGCGGTTGGCGTGTGGTGGGGGCTGGCTGCCGGGCTGACGATTGCCGCGGTGGTCCTTGGTGGGCGGCTGTGGAAGAAGGTCGGGAGGTATTGCGATACCATTTAA
- a CDS encoding thermonuclease family protein, whose product MNQRLALNIVLTLAVLASIGYIISTIVERRPAYLDAGERPTPTETAEPDPNERIDSQYTVIEKANCSLESLETWKGDHITVKEDGKIYHLALYFVECPPGELTDRTRTKITALHDYFGSPPMDEMLAMSNAARDFTLKTLQENNFRIITRFQPTGDPNNRRFAFVQVDDQAANKRRYLSAMLVREGLAAITGKASHTPFGRNQRKYLEFLTDERSAAQQELLGIWKISRLAQQAAKQREAQD is encoded by the coding sequence ATGAACCAGCGACTCGCCCTCAACATCGTGCTCACTCTGGCTGTCCTCGCCAGCATCGGCTACATCATATCCACTATCGTCGAACGTCGCCCCGCCTATCTCGACGCCGGCGAACGCCCAACACCCACAGAAACCGCCGAGCCCGATCCCAACGAGAGAATCGACTCGCAATACACCGTGATCGAAAAGGCAAACTGCTCGCTCGAATCCCTGGAGACGTGGAAAGGAGATCACATCACAGTCAAGGAAGACGGCAAGATCTATCATTTGGCACTCTATTTCGTGGAATGCCCACCAGGCGAACTCACCGACCGCACACGCACGAAAATCACAGCGCTCCACGATTACTTTGGCTCGCCCCCGATGGACGAAATGCTCGCCATGAGCAATGCGGCACGCGACTTCACCCTGAAGACCCTGCAGGAAAACAACTTCCGCATCATCACCCGATTCCAACCCACCGGCGACCCCAACAACCGGCGCTTCGCCTTCGTTCAAGTCGACGACCAAGCCGCCAACAAACGTCGTTACCTCTCCGCAATGCTCGTTCGCGAAGGGCTCGCAGCCATCACCGGCAAGGCATCGCACACTCCGTTCGGCCGCAACCAACGCAAGTATCTGGAATTCCTCACTGACGAACGAAGCGCCGCCCAACAAGAACTTCTCGGCATTTGGAAAATCAGCCGCCTCGCCCAACAAGCCGCCAAACAACGCGAAGCCCAAGATTAG
- a CDS encoding methyltransferase domain-containing protein, with product MDWDARYRDGSMPWDQNAPHPCLAGMRRRARWRGRVLVPGCGRGHDLVSLAEALPGGEVTGIDIAPAAVERVVDLPVNASARVGDLFDLGDDWAGAVDLVWEHTCFCAIDPSLRAGYRDAMARLIKPGGKLVGVFFLTMVEGPGGGPPHNTEIHELVSLFSPEHGFRVRRLGLLEATFPQRVGEEWLAVIERLG from the coding sequence ATGGATTGGGATGCACGATATCGGGATGGCAGTATGCCGTGGGATCAGAATGCGCCACACCCGTGTTTGGCGGGGATGCGGCGTCGGGCGAGGTGGCGTGGGCGGGTATTGGTGCCGGGGTGTGGGCGTGGCCACGATTTGGTGTCGCTTGCCGAAGCGTTGCCGGGTGGCGAGGTGACGGGGATCGACATTGCGCCGGCGGCTGTCGAGCGGGTGGTGGATTTGCCGGTGAATGCGTCGGCTCGCGTGGGGGACTTGTTCGATTTGGGTGACGACTGGGCGGGCGCGGTTGATTTGGTGTGGGAGCACACGTGCTTTTGTGCGATCGACCCATCGTTAAGGGCTGGCTATCGAGATGCCATGGCCCGCTTGATCAAGCCGGGAGGGAAGTTGGTTGGCGTCTTCTTTCTGACGATGGTGGAGGGTCCGGGCGGCGGGCCGCCTCACAACACGGAGATCCACGAGTTGGTGTCTTTGTTTTCGCCGGAGCACGGGTTCCGTGTGCGGAGGTTGGGGCTGTTGGAGGCTACGTTTCCACAACGGGTTGGCGAGGAGTGGCTGGCGGTGATCGAACGGTTGGGGTGA